In Devosia chinhatensis, the following are encoded in one genomic region:
- the accC gene encoding acetyl-CoA carboxylase biotin carboxylase subunit yields the protein MFQKVLIANRGEIALRILRACKEMGISTVAVHSTADANAMHVRLADESVCIGPNAAKDSYLNIPSILAACEITGADAVHPGYGFLSENARFAKILEEHKVTFIGPSAHHIEIMGDKITAKKTAVELGIPVVPGSAGAVETEQQALKTAKDIGYPVLIKATAGGGGRGMKVAQTEKELLVAWSTARSEAKAAFGNDSVYMEKYLGKPRHIEVQVLGDGQGNAVHLGVRDCSLQRRHQKVWEEAGGPTIKPEERDEIGEICAAAMRKLKYSGAGTIEFLYENGEFYFIEMNTRLQVEHPVTERITGIDIVYEQIKVASGEKLSMTQDQVQFYGHAIEVRINAEDPQTFAPSPGTITFYHPAGGVGVRVDSAVYQGYKIPPYYDSLIGKLIVYGRTREECLKRLGRAVDEFVVDGVKTTLPLFQRLMKEPDILAGNYDIHWLEKFLAANKA from the coding sequence ATGTTCCAGAAAGTCCTGATCGCCAATCGCGGCGAAATCGCCCTGCGCATCCTGCGCGCCTGCAAGGAAATGGGTATCTCGACCGTTGCGGTGCATTCCACGGCTGACGCCAATGCCATGCATGTGCGCCTCGCCGACGAAAGCGTCTGTATCGGCCCCAATGCCGCCAAGGACAGCTATCTCAACATTCCCTCGATCCTGGCTGCCTGCGAGATTACCGGGGCCGATGCCGTGCACCCCGGCTATGGTTTCCTCTCGGAAAACGCCCGTTTCGCCAAGATCCTCGAAGAGCACAAGGTGACCTTCATCGGTCCCTCGGCCCATCATATCGAGATCATGGGCGACAAGATCACCGCCAAGAAGACCGCCGTCGAGCTCGGTATTCCCGTCGTCCCCGGTTCGGCCGGTGCGGTGGAAACCGAGCAGCAGGCGCTCAAGACCGCCAAGGACATCGGCTATCCCGTCCTCATCAAGGCAACCGCCGGCGGCGGTGGTCGCGGCATGAAGGTGGCCCAGACCGAAAAGGAACTGCTGGTCGCCTGGTCGACTGCCCGTTCCGAAGCCAAGGCCGCTTTCGGCAATGATTCGGTCTATATGGAAAAATACCTCGGCAAGCCGCGCCATATCGAGGTTCAGGTCCTCGGCGACGGTCAGGGCAATGCCGTGCATCTGGGCGTGCGCGACTGCTCGCTGCAGCGGCGTCACCAGAAGGTCTGGGAAGAGGCCGGTGGCCCCACGATCAAGCCGGAAGAGCGCGACGAGATCGGCGAGATCTGTGCCGCTGCCATGCGCAAGCTCAAATATTCCGGCGCCGGCACCATCGAGTTCCTCTACGAAAACGGCGAGTTCTATTTCATCGAGATGAACACCCGCCTTCAGGTGGAGCACCCGGTGACCGAGCGTATCACCGGCATCGACATCGTCTATGAGCAGATCAAGGTCGCGTCGGGCGAGAAGCTCTCGATGACCCAGGATCAGGTGCAGTTCTATGGCCATGCCATCGAAGTGCGCATCAATGCCGAAGACCCGCAGACCTTCGCACCCTCGCCGGGCACCATCACCTTTTACCACCCCGCCGGGGGCGTGGGTGTGCGCGTCGATTCTGCCGTCTATCAGGGCTATAAGATCCCGCCCTATTACGACTCGCTCATCGGCAAGCTCATCGTCTATGGCCGCACGCGCGAGGAATGCCTCAAGCGCCTGGGCCGCGCTGTGGACGAATTTGTCGTCGATGGCGTCAAGACCACCCTGCCCCTTTTCCAGCGCCTGATGAAGGAGCCGGACATCCTGGCCGGCAATTACGACATCCACTGGCTGGAAAAGTTCCTGGCCGCCAACAAGGCATGA
- a CDS encoding Rne/Rng family ribonuclease, translating to MATKRMLVDAIHPEETRIVVTAGNRLEEFDFESATRRQLRGNIYLAKVTRVEPSLQAAFVEYGGNRHGFLAFSEIHPDYYQIPVADREALLRDEEHDDDHHDEAEDTTSVPEGVAETDAEADPQEHGEESHIEQAPANSEPVESIGGADALEEVPERRRSSQQRRHQYKIQEVIKRRQVMLVQVVKEERGNKGAALTTYLSLAGRYSVLMPNTARGGGISRKITNAADRKRLKEITSDLEVPQGMGVILRTAGASRTKAEVKRDFEYLMRLWESVRTLTLQSQAPCLVYEEGSLIKRTIRDLYNKDIDEVFVAGDAAFREAKDFMKMIMPSHAKNVQLYKDDQPLFSKYGIEAQLDSMFSPTVTLPSGGYIVINPTEALVSIDVNSGRSTKEHNIEDTALQTNLEAADEVARQLRLRDLAGLIVIDFIDMMENRSNRAVERKLKDCLKDDRARIQVGRISHFGLMEMSRQRIRFGVVESSTHKCPICDGTGLVRSTESLALMIMRHIEDHVLRKQGQSINVRVPVEVALYILNYKRETLTQLEIRNNLSITITADGKLAGHDFQIEKGETRVSAYAETRAAAHVRVDSAVIEDEVEEEDVDVETEAETEDASETEARAESGEGEGNGRRRRRRRRRGGRNGDSAPQQATENGASAEDAAEGDTDEGEEASEAGPVAEGEDTEGEQRRRRRRGRRGGRRNRRENGDAEVSAEPVAEAAVAAAADAIVEHVSLEDAPVETPAPEATPVSEAAAVAEEAPAAEEKPKRKPRSRKKVTETEESAPAETTPVDAAATEPVAEEKPKRKPRTRKKAEPAEAAPEAAVTEAVPAAAEPAEAPVAEAPATEEKKPARTRRVKKELPPEGVVVTSSSAAADDESPAAVEGSSDGEPEPEKKKKVGWWQRRLGLG from the coding sequence ATGGCGACCAAGAGAATGCTGGTGGATGCCATCCACCCGGAAGAAACACGGATTGTCGTTACCGCCGGTAACCGGCTGGAGGAATTCGACTTCGAATCGGCGACCCGCCGCCAATTGCGGGGCAACATCTACCTGGCAAAGGTCACTCGGGTCGAACCGTCGCTGCAGGCGGCGTTCGTCGAGTATGGCGGCAATCGCCACGGTTTTCTCGCCTTCAGCGAAATCCACCCCGATTACTACCAGATCCCCGTAGCCGACCGCGAAGCCCTGCTGCGCGACGAAGAGCATGACGACGATCACCACGACGAGGCCGAAGACACCACTTCGGTGCCCGAAGGTGTTGCTGAAACCGACGCAGAGGCCGATCCCCAGGAGCATGGCGAAGAAAGCCATATCGAGCAGGCCCCGGCCAACAGCGAGCCAGTCGAATCCATCGGTGGTGCCGACGCGCTCGAGGAAGTGCCCGAGCGCCGCCGCTCCAGCCAGCAGCGCCGCCACCAGTACAAGATCCAGGAAGTCATCAAGCGCCGCCAGGTGATGCTGGTGCAGGTGGTCAAGGAAGAACGCGGCAACAAGGGCGCCGCTCTCACCACCTATCTTTCGCTGGCCGGCCGCTATTCGGTACTCATGCCCAATACCGCTCGTGGCGGCGGCATCTCGCGCAAGATCACCAACGCTGCCGACCGCAAGCGCCTGAAGGAAATCACGTCCGATCTGGAAGTGCCCCAGGGCATGGGTGTCATCCTGCGCACCGCCGGCGCCTCGCGCACCAAGGCCGAGGTCAAGCGTGACTTTGAGTATTTGATGCGCTTGTGGGAAAGCGTGCGCACGCTCACCCTGCAGAGCCAGGCGCCTTGCCTCGTCTATGAGGAAGGCAGCCTGATCAAGCGGACCATCCGCGATCTTTACAACAAGGACATCGATGAAGTTTTCGTGGCCGGCGACGCCGCCTTCCGCGAAGCCAAGGACTTCATGAAGATGATCATGCCGAGCCACGCCAAGAACGTGCAGCTCTATAAGGATGATCAGCCGCTCTTTTCTAAATATGGCATCGAAGCCCAGCTTGATTCCATGTTCTCGCCGACGGTGACCCTGCCTTCCGGCGGCTATATCGTCATCAACCCGACCGAAGCGCTCGTTTCCATCGACGTCAATTCGGGTCGCTCCACCAAGGAGCATAATATCGAGGACACCGCGCTCCAGACCAATCTGGAAGCGGCCGATGAAGTTGCCCGCCAGTTGCGGTTGCGCGATCTGGCAGGCCTCATCGTCATCGACTTCATCGACATGATGGAGAACCGCTCCAACCGGGCCGTCGAGCGCAAGCTCAAGGATTGTCTCAAGGACGATCGTGCCCGCATTCAGGTGGGCCGTATCTCCCATTTCGGCCTCATGGAAATGAGCCGCCAGCGCATCCGCTTCGGCGTCGTGGAAAGCTCTACCCACAAGTGCCCGATCTGCGACGGCACGGGCCTGGTCCGTTCCACCGAGAGCCTGGCGCTGATGATCATGCGTCACATCGAGGACCATGTCCTGCGCAAGCAGGGTCAGTCGATCAATGTCCGCGTGCCGGTCGAGGTCGCGCTCTACATTCTCAACTACAAGCGCGAGACGCTGACCCAGCTCGAGATCCGCAACAATCTCTCGATCACCATCACCGCCGATGGCAAGCTGGCTGGCCATGACTTCCAGATCGAGAAGGGCGAGACCCGCGTGTCCGCCTATGCGGAGACGCGTGCCGCCGCCCATGTTCGCGTCGACAGCGCGGTGATCGAAGACGAGGTCGAGGAAGAAGACGTCGACGTCGAAACCGAGGCAGAGACCGAGGACGCATCGGAAACCGAAGCTCGCGCCGAGAGCGGCGAAGGCGAAGGCAATGGCCGCCGCCGCCGCCGGCGTCGTCGTCGGGGTGGCCGCAATGGCGATTCTGCGCCTCAGCAAGCCACCGAAAATGGTGCGTCCGCTGAGGATGCCGCCGAAGGTGACACCGATGAGGGTGAAGAGGCCAGTGAAGCCGGCCCCGTCGCCGAAGGCGAGGACACCGAAGGCGAACAGCGTCGTCGCCGTCGTCGCGGCCGTCGCGGCGGTCGTCGCAATCGTCGCGAGAACGGCGATGCCGAGGTGAGTGCGGAACCGGTCGCTGAAGCTGCGGTCGCAGCCGCTGCCGACGCGATCGTCGAGCATGTCTCGCTCGAAGACGCTCCTGTCGAGACACCTGCGCCAGAGGCGACCCCCGTTTCCGAGGCCGCTGCCGTCGCCGAGGAAGCTCCTGCGGCCGAGGAAAAGCCAAAGCGTAAGCCACGGAGCCGCAAGAAGGTGACCGAGACGGAAGAATCGGCGCCTGCCGAGACGACGCCCGTCGACGCTGCAGCCACGGAGCCGGTTGCCGAGGAAAAGCCAAAGCGCAAGCCGCGTACCCGCAAGAAGGCCGAGCCTGCTGAAGCAGCCCCCGAAGCTGCGGTGACCGAGGCCGTCCCCGCCGCTGCCGAGCCGGCTGAGGCCCCCGTGGCTGAAGCCCCCGCGACTGAGGAAAAGAAGCCGGCTCGTACGCGCCGGGTGAAGAAGGAACTGCCGCCCGAAGGCGTGGTGGTGACGTCCAGCTCCGCCGCGGCCGATGACGAGAGCCCGGCTGCCGTCGAAGGCAGCTCGGATGGTGAGCCAGAACCTGAAAAGAAGAAGAAGGTCGGTTGGTGGCAGCGCCGCCTCGGCCTCGGCTAG
- a CDS encoding DUF2155 domain-containing protein, which yields MRSQFSTILRPLLTAAVLTLAFHVPVQAQPLSNPVATFAGLDKITGRITRFDVYIDETVLFGALEITPRACYNRPSSDTLQRTSSFLEVNQMSLDGESERIFTGWMFADSPALNAVDHAVYDVWLIECKTSTNVPPPDQR from the coding sequence TTGCGATCCCAGTTTTCGACGATCCTGCGGCCGCTCCTGACAGCGGCCGTTTTGACGCTGGCCTTCCACGTCCCGGTGCAAGCGCAGCCATTGTCCAACCCGGTGGCGACCTTTGCCGGGCTCGACAAGATCACCGGCCGCATCACCCGGTTCGACGTCTATATCGATGAAACGGTGCTGTTCGGTGCGCTCGAGATCACGCCTCGCGCCTGTTACAACCGACCGTCGAGCGACACGCTGCAACGCACGTCCAGTTTCCTCGAGGTGAACCAGATGAGCCTCGACGGCGAGAGCGAGCGCATCTTTACCGGCTGGATGTTCGCAGACAGCCCGGCGCTAAATGCCGTGGATCATGCCGTCTACGACGTGTGGCTGATCGAGTGCAAAACCTCGACCAATGTTCCGCCGCCGGATCAGCGCTAG
- the aat gene encoding leucyl/phenylalanyl-tRNA--protein transferase, with protein MARRTDPFAVEITPELIIRAYRAGIFPMAEDAGDEDLFWVSPEQRGIIPLDGFHASRSLRKAMRKSGWAIRTDTDWEGVIEGCATVGEDRHTTWINQTIRAVYGQLFRRGVAHTVEVWDGAELVGGLYGLAIGAAFFGESMFHRRTDASKMAMTHLVERLRAGGFVLLDTQFLTDHLASLGGIEITRADYEDRLGRALQSAGDWSAWDRKQ; from the coding sequence ATGGCCCGCCGCACCGACCCCTTTGCTGTCGAGATCACCCCCGAGCTGATCATTCGCGCCTATCGCGCCGGCATTTTCCCCATGGCCGAGGATGCCGGTGACGAGGATCTGTTCTGGGTCAGCCCTGAACAGCGCGGCATCATCCCGCTCGATGGGTTCCACGCCAGCCGCAGCCTGCGCAAGGCCATGCGCAAGTCGGGCTGGGCAATCCGCACGGATACCGATTGGGAGGGCGTGATCGAGGGCTGCGCCACCGTCGGCGAGGATCGCCACACCACCTGGATCAACCAGACCATCCGCGCTGTCTATGGCCAATTGTTTCGCCGTGGTGTCGCCCACACGGTCGAGGTCTGGGACGGCGCCGAGCTCGTGGGCGGTCTCTATGGCCTCGCCATCGGCGCCGCCTTTTTCGGCGAATCCATGTTTCACCGGCGAACCGACGCCTCCAAGATGGCCATGACCCATCTGGTCGAGCGCCTCAGGGCTGGTGGCTTCGTCTTGCTCGATACCCAGTTTCTCACCGATCACCTGGCGTCCTTGGGCGGCATCGAGATCACCCGCGCCGATTACGAAGACCGGCTCGGCCGCGCCTTGCAAAGCGCTGGCGATTGGTCTGCATGGGACAGGAAACAATGA
- the aroQ gene encoding type II 3-dehydroquinate dehydratase: protein MTKRVLVLNGPNLNLLGTREPETYGSETLGDVEALCRHTAGELGLTVDFRQSNHEGELVTWIQEARQTADAILINPAAYSHTSVAIHDALRAVALPVAEVHLTNIHQREAFRHHSYVSSVAFGVICGFGSLGYKLALQALAQKLK, encoded by the coding sequence ATGACCAAACGCGTTCTCGTCCTCAACGGCCCGAACCTCAACCTGCTCGGCACGCGCGAGCCGGAAACCTATGGTTCGGAAACGCTCGGGGACGTTGAGGCCCTGTGCAGGCACACGGCCGGCGAACTTGGCCTCACGGTCGATTTTCGCCAGTCCAACCACGAGGGCGAGCTGGTCACCTGGATTCAGGAGGCGCGCCAGACTGCCGATGCCATCCTGATCAATCCGGCCGCCTACTCGCACACCTCGGTCGCCATCCACGATGCCCTTCGGGCCGTGGCTCTGCCGGTCGCGGAAGTGCATCTCACCAATATCCATCAGCGCGAAGCGTTCCGACATCATTCCTATGTGTCGTCGGTCGCTTTTGGCGTCATTTGCGGCTTTGGCAGCCTGGGGTATAAGCTCGCCCTGCAAGCCTTGGCCCAAAAACTCAAATGA
- a CDS encoding pyridoxal phosphate-dependent aminotransferase, translating into MTSPSPDALMPFYAMDILKRAKLLEGQGRSVCHLEVGEPGQPPAPRVIEAVRQALPQPQGYTNAKGMTELREGLARYYEEQHGVSLDPDLILATMGSSAGFILAFHTAFRPGARIAITRPGYPAYVNTLLGLGFGIAEIPVTAARGWHLSGADIEAAYARQPFEGLLFASPANPTGAAVDRAGLADIISTCKRLGVTFISDEIYHGLDYRGPSVSALELTRDAIVINSFSKYYCMTGWRIGWMVMPEALVRRAEILQQNLFISAPTLSQIAATVALGERDYAEVQKASYATNRTLLTDGLRQLGFDLPVSGDGAFYAYAGIKRFSDDSLAFCEAMLDQAGVAATPGIDFDRTDGHGYVRFSYAGTRQSIDMALERLSRFLSVGG; encoded by the coding sequence ATGACCTCGCCTTCGCCCGACGCCCTGATGCCGTTCTATGCCATGGACATCCTCAAGCGCGCCAAACTGCTCGAAGGGCAGGGGCGCAGCGTGTGCCACCTGGAAGTGGGGGAGCCCGGCCAGCCGCCGGCGCCACGCGTGATCGAAGCCGTACGCCAGGCCCTGCCGCAGCCGCAGGGCTATACCAATGCGAAGGGCATGACGGAGCTGCGCGAAGGTCTCGCCCGCTACTACGAGGAGCAGCACGGGGTTTCACTCGATCCCGACCTGATCTTGGCCACGATGGGATCTTCGGCAGGCTTCATCCTCGCCTTTCACACGGCCTTCCGGCCCGGCGCGCGTATCGCCATCACGCGGCCCGGCTATCCGGCCTATGTCAACACGCTGCTGGGGCTGGGCTTCGGCATCGCCGAAATTCCGGTGACGGCGGCGCGGGGCTGGCATTTGAGCGGGGCCGATATCGAAGCTGCCTATGCCCGTCAGCCTTTCGAGGGATTGCTGTTTGCAAGCCCCGCCAATCCGACAGGCGCCGCCGTGGACCGGGCCGGACTTGCCGATATCATCTCAACCTGCAAGCGGCTCGGGGTGACGTTCATTTCGGACGAAATCTATCATGGGCTCGATTATCGCGGGCCTTCCGTCAGCGCGCTGGAGCTGACGCGGGACGCCATCGTCATCAACAGCTTCTCTAAATATTACTGCATGACGGGATGGCGGATCGGCTGGATGGTCATGCCCGAAGCGCTGGTCCGGCGCGCCGAAATCCTGCAGCAGAACCTTTTCATTTCCGCCCCGACGCTGAGCCAGATCGCGGCGACGGTGGCGCTGGGCGAACGCGACTATGCGGAAGTGCAGAAAGCCAGCTATGCGACCAACCGTACGCTTCTGACCGATGGGCTGCGACAGCTGGGCTTTGACCTGCCTGTGAGCGGCGATGGCGCCTTCTATGCCTATGCCGGTATCAAGCGCTTTTCCGATGATTCGCTGGCTTTTTGCGAAGCGATGCTGGATCAGGCGGGCGTCGCGGCGACGCCGGGCATCGATTTCGATCGCACCGACGGACACGGCTATGTCCGGTTCAGCTATGCAGGGACGCGGCAGAGCATCGACATGGCGCTAGAGCGGCTATCACGGTTTCTCTCGGTCGGCGGATAA
- a CDS encoding APH(3') family aminoglycoside O-phosphotransferase, with translation MTAPQDLPESMSPLRDLNWREITLGKSGCSVWRIALNDGNAVFLKAEPIHPLAELPGEIERLNWLTRMGFKSPRVIDTEQTQDRVWLLMSAVPGEDLTRYTARPDVFVRAYAQGLKRIHALDPAQCPFDHHPDNRLEEARQRLEAGLVDEGDFDVEHEGWSAQQVYDWLFANRPSIGTRVVTHGDASTPNILAQDGRFSGLVDCGRVGVADVWQDLTIACRSIRYNVGEEHVATFLAAYGTEWDEAKYRFYNTLDELF, from the coding sequence ATGACCGCACCACAAGACCTACCCGAAAGCATGAGCCCTCTTCGCGATCTCAATTGGCGCGAGATCACGCTTGGCAAGTCCGGCTGTTCGGTGTGGCGCATTGCCCTTAACGATGGCAATGCCGTCTTCCTCAAGGCCGAGCCGATCCATCCCCTGGCCGAACTGCCTGGCGAGATCGAGCGCCTCAACTGGCTGACGCGCATGGGCTTCAAGTCGCCCCGCGTCATCGATACCGAGCAGACCCAGGACCGTGTCTGGCTCCTGATGAGTGCTGTGCCGGGCGAGGACCTCACGCGCTACACCGCGCGCCCCGACGTCTTCGTCCGGGCCTATGCCCAGGGCCTGAAACGTATCCACGCGCTTGATCCGGCCCAATGCCCCTTCGATCATCATCCCGACAATCGCCTGGAGGAGGCAAGACAGCGCCTCGAGGCCGGCCTTGTCGACGAAGGCGACTTCGACGTTGAACATGAGGGCTGGTCCGCGCAGCAGGTCTATGACTGGCTTTTCGCCAATCGCCCCTCCATAGGCACGCGTGTCGTCACCCATGGCGATGCTTCCACGCCCAATATCCTGGCGCAGGACGGTCGGTTCTCCGGCCTTGTCGATTGCGGTCGCGTCGGCGTGGCCGATGTCTGGCAGGACCTTACCATCGCTTGCCGCAGCATCCGCTACAATGTCGGCGAGGAGCATGTCGCCACCTTCCTCGCCGCCTATGGCACGGAATGGGACGAAGCAAAATACCGCTTCTACAACACATTGGACGAGCTGTTTTAA
- a CDS encoding N-acetylmuramoyl-L-alanine amidase produces MTRHFLFRLVLILALILPGLASAQDAAILPPLPNVIDARITATPERARLVIDLAARTEFSFVSLDDPARLAIDVRAGTFSVQETEGVPAGEGVVSGYVIEQAAPDRVRTTLTLSGPAQVQQAYVLDPFEGQPARLVVDIIPATAEEFAANVERDRVASASAAPSGVSTPAGGSELPIGTRPLVVIDPGHGGIDSGAETPEGIREKDIVLAFSLRLQELLVESGRFDVALTRETDTYLRLEERVALARTNRADLLISIHADSFQQPEIRGASVYTRDENATDVLDKVLAETENKSDVIAGFSMPLMTAEVVDILLDLMRREMRVQSFMAAQSIVHQLEPSVELRRFPVRQADFFVLQAPDVPSVLVELGFLSNASDAANLMQSDWRDRTAEAIARGISTYFDTLQEEP; encoded by the coding sequence TTGACCAGACATTTTCTCTTCCGGTTGGTACTCATTCTGGCCCTCATCCTGCCGGGACTGGCCAGTGCGCAGGATGCAGCGATCCTGCCGCCGCTGCCCAACGTCATCGACGCACGCATCACCGCCACGCCGGAGCGGGCGCGGCTGGTGATCGACCTAGCAGCACGCACCGAATTTTCCTTCGTCTCTCTCGATGACCCCGCGCGCCTGGCCATCGATGTGCGAGCAGGGACGTTTTCCGTGCAGGAAACCGAAGGCGTGCCCGCCGGGGAAGGGGTGGTCTCCGGCTATGTGATCGAACAGGCGGCGCCCGACCGGGTGCGTACGACGCTGACCCTGTCGGGCCCGGCCCAGGTGCAGCAGGCCTATGTGCTCGACCCGTTCGAAGGGCAACCGGCGCGGCTGGTTGTGGACATCATTCCCGCCACCGCAGAGGAGTTCGCAGCCAATGTGGAGCGCGACCGGGTCGCCTCTGCGAGCGCGGCTCCTTCTGGTGTCTCGACGCCGGCGGGTGGGTCGGAACTGCCAATCGGCACCCGGCCGCTGGTGGTCATCGATCCAGGGCATGGTGGGATCGACAGCGGCGCCGAGACACCCGAGGGCATCCGTGAAAAGGATATCGTGCTGGCTTTCTCGCTGCGGCTGCAGGAATTGCTGGTGGAATCGGGACGGTTCGACGTGGCGCTGACGCGCGAGACCGACACCTATCTGCGGCTCGAGGAGCGGGTTGCACTTGCGCGGACGAACCGCGCGGACCTTCTCATTTCGATCCACGCCGACAGCTTCCAGCAGCCCGAGATCCGCGGGGCCAGCGTCTATACGCGCGACGAGAACGCCACGGACGTGCTGGACAAGGTGCTGGCGGAAACCGAAAACAAGTCGGATGTCATTGCCGGCTTTTCCATGCCGCTGATGACCGCCGAAGTGGTGGATATCCTGCTCGATCTGATGCGACGCGAAATGCGGGTGCAATCCTTCATGGCTGCCCAGTCGATCGTGCACCAGCTCGAGCCCAGCGTTGAGCTACGGCGCTTTCCCGTGCGACAGGCCGATTTCTTCGTGCTGCAGGCGCCCGACGTCCCTTCCGTCCTGGTCGAGTTGGGCTTTCTCTCCAATGCCAGCGACGCGGCCAACCTCATGCAGTCGGACTGGCGCGACCGTACCGCCGAGGCGATCGCGCGCGGCATCTCCACTTATTTCGACACGTTGCAGGAAGAGCCATGA
- the accB gene encoding acetyl-CoA carboxylase biotin carboxyl carrier protein, which produces MEMTKSSLDQDLIRAIAELLNKENLAEIEIEQEDLRVRVTRSYPNEAPTYAHAPMQYMAAPAPAAAPSAPAGSVPAAATPAKAEDLASNPGTLTSPMVGTAYRSPEPGKPSFVEVGAKVTEGQTVLIIEAMKTMNQIPAHRSGTVTRILVDDAQPVEYGEPLVVIE; this is translated from the coding sequence ATAGAAATGACGAAGTCCTCGCTGGATCAGGACCTGATCCGCGCCATCGCCGAACTGCTCAACAAGGAAAACCTTGCCGAGATCGAAATCGAGCAGGAAGACCTCCGGGTTCGCGTCACCCGGTCCTATCCCAATGAAGCGCCGACCTATGCGCATGCGCCCATGCAATACATGGCCGCGCCCGCGCCGGCGGCTGCCCCCAGCGCGCCTGCCGGCTCCGTGCCGGCTGCCGCCACTCCGGCCAAGGCCGAAGACCTTGCCTCCAATCCGGGCACTCTGACCTCGCCGATGGTCGGCACGGCCTACCGGTCGCCTGAACCCGGCAAGCCCTCTTTCGTGGAGGTCGGCGCCAAGGTGACCGAGGGCCAGACGGTGCTCATCATCGAGGCCATGAAGACCATGAACCAGATTCCGGCACACCGCTCCGGCACGGTCACGCGCATCCTCGTGGACGACGCCCAGCCGGTTGAATATGGCGAGCCGCTCGTCGTCATCGAGTAA
- a CDS encoding GyrI-like domain-containing protein: MMTLPEITNRAEQAYVYVAFTVTMQDMQRPAQEGFPQIFAYIARNGLVPVGAAFYNYRRINMSDTLDVEAGIAVEHAGAGDGAVRVGTLPGGRFLGVTWHGHPDALETVTGLLIGWSRLTQQPFDEHTEGDDDHFACRLEIYETDPDKEPDMNKWVTRLAFKLKD, translated from the coding sequence ATGATGACCTTACCAGAAATCACAAACCGGGCGGAGCAGGCCTATGTCTATGTGGCTTTCACCGTCACCATGCAGGACATGCAAAGGCCCGCCCAGGAAGGCTTTCCGCAGATCTTTGCGTATATCGCCCGCAATGGCCTCGTGCCCGTAGGAGCAGCCTTCTACAATTACCGGCGCATCAACATGTCGGACACGCTCGATGTCGAGGCTGGCATTGCGGTGGAACATGCGGGCGCTGGAGACGGTGCTGTCCGCGTGGGGACCTTGCCCGGCGGTCGGTTTCTCGGCGTGACCTGGCACGGCCATCCCGACGCGCTCGAAACCGTAACGGGATTGCTGATCGGCTGGTCGCGGCTGACCCAGCAACCCTTTGACGAGCATACCGAGGGCGACGACGACCATTTCGCCTGTCGGCTGGAAATCTATGAAACCGATCCGGACAAAGAGCCGGACATGAACAAATGGGTCACCCGGCTCGCCTTTAAGCTAAAGGATTAA
- a CDS encoding DsbA family protein: MHRLTIALAALAGILAGALGFSLLNPPAPETDAVAVRAIVEQVLAEQPAPEAPSIAALDPATLNPMIEDYLMSDPKLLQRLSVALEDTLRVEEQARTETAMTEYRDAIFNAPDQIVVGNPEGDVTLVEFFDYNCGYCRAAVPDLAALIAEDPNLKVILKEFPILSNESIDAARVGVLVGQSEADYWSFHETLFSSRGKVDKAVALQAAADQGLSPVDLELRMGQESVARSIQGSYEIAQALGITGTPTYIIGNEIIPGAIGADELRSRIANMRECGRTLCS; this comes from the coding sequence ATGCACCGCCTCACCATCGCTCTGGCCGCCCTGGCTGGAATTCTCGCCGGCGCCCTGGGCTTTTCCCTGCTCAATCCCCCGGCGCCGGAAACCGATGCCGTGGCCGTTCGCGCCATCGTCGAGCAGGTGCTTGCCGAGCAGCCTGCGCCCGAGGCGCCTTCCATTGCCGCGCTCGATCCCGCGACGCTCAATCCGATGATCGAGGATTATCTGATGAGCGACCCCAAGCTTCTGCAACGCCTTTCGGTGGCCCTTGAAGATACGCTGCGTGTCGAGGAGCAGGCGCGCACGGAAACCGCCATGACCGAGTACCGGGATGCGATCTTCAACGCACCGGACCAGATCGTGGTTGGCAATCCCGAGGGCGATGTCACGCTGGTGGAGTTCTTCGACTATAATTGCGGTTATTGCCGCGCCGCGGTCCCCGACCTTGCGGCGCTGATTGCCGAAGATCCCAATCTCAAGGTGATCCTCAAGGAATTTCCCATCCTGTCGAACGAATCCATCGACGCCGCGCGGGTTGGCGTCCTCGTCGGCCAGAGCGAGGCCGACTACTGGAGCTTTCACGAGACGCTGTTCTCGAGTCGTGGCAAGGTCGACAAGGCCGTTGCCCTCCAGGCCGCTGCAGACCAGGGCCTTTCCCCGGTCGATCTCGAACTGCGCATGGGCCAGGAATCGGTCGCTCGCTCCATCCAGGGCTCCTATGAAATCGCCCAGGCTTTGGGCATTACCGGCACGCCGACCTACATCATCGGCAACGAAATCATTCCCGGCGCCATCGGTGCCGATGAATTGCGCAGCCGTATCGCCAATATGCGCGAATGTGGGCGCACCCTGTGTAGCTAG